A genomic window from Nitrospira sp. includes:
- a CDS encoding ABC transporter permease, with the protein MSVLRIDQAQPAALPHVRIQPAKGLLELDLAGLWAYRELIHILVWRDVMVRYKQTVLGVAWAMFQPVATMLIFTVVFSVMGKIPSDGFPYPVFLYAGLLPWFYISQALSRGGTSLVGEAPLISKVYFPRLILPLSATIAPLVDLALAFIAFLGLMAWFGVVPSWRILLLPLFAGLGATMAFAAGLWVSALYVRYRDVGHILPMFIQLWMFVSPILYPVSKVPESWRTIYALNPVVSVVEGFRWALIPGFEVDFSMFLPSLIIVAAALVGGLIYFRSMERTFADVI; encoded by the coding sequence ATGTCTGTCTTGAGGATCGATCAGGCTCAGCCAGCAGCATTGCCGCACGTACGTATTCAGCCTGCCAAGGGTTTGTTGGAGCTGGATCTTGCCGGCCTCTGGGCCTATCGGGAACTCATTCACATCCTCGTCTGGCGCGATGTGATGGTGCGCTATAAGCAGACGGTTCTGGGCGTGGCATGGGCCATGTTCCAGCCGGTGGCTACGATGTTGATTTTTACCGTCGTCTTCAGCGTGATGGGGAAGATTCCTTCTGACGGTTTCCCTTACCCGGTGTTCCTTTACGCAGGCCTGTTGCCCTGGTTTTATATTTCTCAGGCCTTGAGCCGAGGCGGGACCAGTTTGGTGGGGGAAGCGCCGCTCATCAGCAAAGTGTATTTCCCGCGTCTGATTCTTCCCCTCTCGGCGACCATCGCGCCGCTGGTGGATTTGGCGCTCGCCTTTATCGCATTCCTGGGGCTGATGGCTTGGTTTGGGGTGGTCCCGAGTTGGCGCATTCTCTTGCTGCCACTATTTGCCGGTCTGGGGGCCACAATGGCCTTTGCCGCCGGACTATGGGTGTCGGCTCTCTATGTGCGGTATCGGGATGTCGGGCATATCCTGCCGATGTTCATTCAGCTGTGGATGTTTGTCTCTCCCATTCTCTATCCCGTCAGCAAAGTTCCGGAATCCTGGCGGACGATCTATGCGCTGAATCCGGTCGTGAGCGTGGTTGAGGGGTTTCGATGGGCGCTGATTCCAGGATTTGAGGTGGACTTCTCGATGTTCCTTCCGAGCCTGATCATCGTCGCGGCTGCCCTTGTCGGTGGGTTGATCTATTTTCGTTCCATGGAACGCACCTTTGCGGATGTGATTTGA
- a CDS encoding ABC transporter ATP-binding protein — protein MGSVAIRAEGLSKHYRLGAGVQHNTLRDQVMHRLRSLVQWGSDQSENDPSFWALKDISFDVQHGEVLGIIGHNGAGKSTLLKILSRITQPTKGTADIYGRVSSLLEVGTGFHSELTGRENIFLNAAMLGMQRDEVRRKFDEIVAFSGVEDFIDTPVKRYSSGMYVRLAFAVAAHLEPEILIVDEVLAVGDASFQQKCLGKMEEVSRSGRTVLIVSHNMTIIEGLCERAILLEKGRVARIGKTHTVVEGYADAIRSQASMAIGAREDRVGLGEVLLTGIELLDGQRQSVAALITGRDAIIRMHYRCAAQKEFRNCRVSVSVNGRKGQDLFVLSTDIVDPSPLTLSGTGYVDFIVPELPLTGGAYFLQSYIESNGHAQDWIKNVAPFPVLDADYYGTGNLCPPGWEGNGVLIDYRWESSEGRGASAASVRARNR, from the coding sequence ATGGGTAGTGTTGCGATTCGAGCAGAGGGGTTGTCGAAGCATTACCGGCTGGGTGCCGGCGTGCAGCACAATACCCTCCGCGATCAGGTGATGCATCGCCTTAGATCACTGGTTCAGTGGGGAAGCGACCAATCCGAGAATGACCCCTCATTCTGGGCGCTGAAGGATATCTCCTTCGACGTTCAACACGGTGAGGTGCTCGGCATCATCGGGCATAACGGTGCCGGGAAGAGTACCTTGCTGAAGATTCTCTCCAGAATTACGCAGCCGACCAAAGGGACAGCCGACATTTACGGACGCGTGAGCTCCTTGCTCGAAGTCGGAACGGGGTTTCATTCCGAACTGACGGGGCGGGAGAACATTTTTCTGAATGCGGCAATGTTGGGAATGCAGCGGGACGAGGTGCGGAGAAAGTTCGATGAGATCGTGGCGTTTTCGGGCGTGGAAGATTTTATCGATACGCCGGTCAAGCGGTATTCAAGCGGCATGTATGTGCGGCTGGCCTTTGCAGTGGCGGCGCATCTCGAGCCGGAGATCCTGATCGTGGACGAGGTGTTAGCAGTCGGCGACGCCAGTTTTCAGCAAAAGTGCCTTGGGAAGATGGAGGAAGTCAGCCGCAGCGGGCGCACCGTCCTCATCGTCAGCCACAACATGACGATCATCGAGGGGCTCTGTGAGCGGGCGATTCTTTTGGAGAAGGGGCGGGTTGCGAGGATCGGGAAGACGCATACGGTGGTGGAAGGGTATGCGGATGCCATTCGCAGTCAGGCCAGTATGGCTATCGGGGCGCGGGAGGATCGAGTTGGTCTCGGGGAGGTTCTGCTCACCGGAATTGAATTGCTGGATGGGCAGCGGCAATCGGTCGCCGCGTTGATTACAGGCCGGGATGCCATCATCCGGATGCATTATCGCTGCGCGGCACAGAAAGAATTCCGAAATTGCCGCGTGAGTGTTTCCGTCAATGGTCGAAAGGGGCAGGACCTGTTTGTGTTGTCGACCGACATCGTGGACCCGTCACCTCTGACCTTGTCGGGGACCGGCTACGTGGACTTCATTGTGCCGGAGCTGCCACTGACCGGCGGGGCGTATTTTCTCCAGTCCTATATCGAATCCAACGGGCATGCACAGGATTGGATTAAGAACGTCGCACCGTTCCCTGTATTGGACGCCGACTACTACGGAACGGGCAATCTGTGCCCACCCGGGTGGGAAGGCAACGGCGTCTTGATCGATTATCGCTGGGAGTCCAGCGAGGGCCGCGGCGCTTCCGCAGCATCTGTACGCGCCAGAAACCGATAA